The following coding sequences are from one Homalodisca vitripennis isolate AUS2020 chromosome 7, UT_GWSS_2.1, whole genome shotgun sequence window:
- the LOC124366632 gene encoding piggyBac transposable element-derived protein 4-like produces MVPWRGRLNFRQYLPDKSHKYGVKIYKLCSPDGYTCKFKIYVGKGDITSGKGHKQKIMLHLIHDFLGHGRLLYADNYYNSVELAEALLKRKTYLCGTLRKDLKSNPKTVISKKLKKGEVYAQENKQGVKVISWVDKRRVNLISTRPEDGDNLLPSKKTNRNNEPIMKPSCVLAYNDAKKGVDVSDQMSSYYSPLRKTSKWYKKVALELLLGTCVVNAFVVFNSVREKKAKWDMLKFRSVFCWQESL; encoded by the coding sequence ATGGTCCCGTGGAGAGGCAGGCTTAATTTCCGGCAGTACTTGCCGGACAAATCACACAAATATGGTGTGAAAATATACAAGCTTTGTTCTCCTGATGGCTATACCTGCAAGTTCAAAATATACGTAGGTAAAGGTGACATTACATCTGGAAAAGgccacaaacaaaaaataatgctgCATCTTATTCATGATTTCTTAGGCCACGGCCGTTTGCTGTACGCTGATAATTATTACAACAGCGTCGAGTTAGCTGAGGCCTtgcttaaaagaaaaacttacctTTGTGGTACCTTGAGAAAGGATTTGAAGTCCAATCCGAAGACTGTTATAAGCAAGAAATTGAAAAAGGGTGAAGTGTATGCGCAGGAGAACAAACAAGGTGTAAAAGTAATCAGCTGGGTCGACAAGAGGCGAGTAAACTTGATAAGTACTCGACCTGAGGATGGGGACAACTTATTGCCCAGTaaaaaaaccaatagaaataaCGAACCAATCATGAAACCTAGCTGTGTTTTAGCTTACAATGATGCCAAAAAGGGCGTAGACGTATCAGACCAAATGAGTTCGTATTATAGCCCATTGAGAAAAACATCTAAATGGTACAAGAAGGTTGCACTAGAGTTATTGCTGGGTACATGTGTTGTGAACGCCTTTGTGGTATTCAACAGTGTTAGGGAAAAGAAAGCTAAATGGGATATGCTAAAATTCCGATCTGTTTTTTGTTGGCAAGAAAGCTTGTAG